One stretch of Nicotiana tabacum cultivar K326 chromosome 18, ASM71507v2, whole genome shotgun sequence DNA includes these proteins:
- the LOC107788365 gene encoding putative UDP-arabinopyranose mutase 2 produces MATPTPLLKDELDIVIPTIRNLDFLEMWRPFFQSYHLIIVQDGDPSKTIHVPEEFDYELYNRNDINRILGPKASCISFKDSACRCFGYMVSKKKYIYTIDDDCFVAKDPSGKDINALEQHIKNLLCPSTPHFFNTLYDPYREGADFVRGYPFSMREGAATAVSHGLWLNIPDYDAPTQLVKPRERNTRYVDAVMTIPKGTLFPMCGMNLAFNRELIGPAMYFGLMGDGQPIGRYDDMWAGWCTKVICDHLGLGIKTGLPYIWHSKASNPFVNLKKEYKGIYWQEEIIPFFQAVTLPKECTTVQQCYIELAKQVKEKLSNIDPYFTKLAEAMATWIEAWDELNPTGENLAKLSISNDKAK; encoded by the exons ATGGCCACCCCAACACCATTGTTGAAAGATGAGCTTGATATAGTGATACCCACAATCAGGAATCTTGACTTCCTTGAGATGTGGAGACCCTTTTTTCAATCATACCATTTAATCATTGTACAAGATGGTGACCCTTCTAAGACCATTCATGTCCCTGAAGAATTTGATTATGAGCTTTATAATAGGAATGATATTAACAGGATTCTTGGTCCTAAGGCTTCTTGCATCTCTTTTAAGGACTCTGCTTGTCGCTGCTTTGGTTACATGGTTTCCAAGAAGAAGTATATCTACACCATTGATGATGATTGCTTT GTAGCCAAAGACCCATCTGGCAAAGATATCAATGCACTCGAACAGCACATTAAGAACCTTCTTTGTCCATCTACCCCGCATTTCTTCAACACTCTGTATGATCCATACAGAGAGGGTGCAGATTTCGTTCGTGGATATCCTTTCAGTATGCGTGAAGGGGCTGCCACAGCTGTTTCTCATGGGCTTTGGCTCAACATCCCTGATTATGATGCACCCACACAACTTGTTAAGCCTCGTGAAAGGAACACCAG GTATGTAGATGCAGTTATGACCATTCCCAAAGGCACTTTATTTCCCATGTGTGGAATGAATTTGGCATTCAACCGTGAGCTGATTGGACCTGCAATGTACTTTGGGCTCATGGGTGATGGTCAGCCAATTGGTCGTTACGACGATATGTGGGCTGGCTGGTGTACCAAG GTGATATGTGACCATTTGGGCCTAGGAATCAAGACTGGTCTTCCCTACATTTGGCATAGCAAAGCAAGCAACCCTTTTGTCAACCTGAAAAAGGAGTACAAAGGCATCTATTGGCAAGAAGAGATCATCCCGTTTTTCCAAGCTGTAACCCTTCCTAAAGAGTGCACAACTGTCCAGCAGTGCTACATCGAGCTCGCGAAACAGGTCAAGGAGAAACTTTCCAACATAGATCCCTATTTCACAAAGCTAGCAGAAGCCATGGCCACTTGGATCGAAGCCTGGGATGAGCTCAACCCTACTGGGGAAAACTTGGCTAAGCTATCCATCTCGAATGACAAGGCAAAGTAG